The Constrictibacter sp. MBR-5 sequence CCCCTGCCCGATCCCGCCGCCTTCTCCCGCCGCCTGTCCGCACTGCTCGCCGGATAGGACCGTCCGGCCACCGCCCCGCAGCCGCGGCGGGGTCGGCCGCTTGACGGCCTCACTCGCCCGCCCGTAGAACCCTCCCCGACGGTTTCCCTCGGGAATCAAAAGGGAATGCGGTGCGGGCCTCCTGGGTCCCATTCCGCAGCTGCCCCCGCAACTGTAAGCAGCGAGCAGCTCGCCAACCATGCCACTGGGCCCCGCGGCCCGGGAAGGCGGCGAGACGCAACGACCTGCGAGCCAGGAGACCTGCCGTCGGCCGTTGTCGCGCGCGAATACGCTGGGCGGGGTGTCTCGGCGGCAGTCTGAATACCGGTCGGTGAATCCGAGCGGTCGAAGGCCTCGATTTGCGATGCGACCTGCAACCTGCCGCGGGAGCCATCGCCTTGGCCTGCAACTCTCTCCACATCACGACTCCGTCCGCTCGCCCGAACCGCGCCGCCTCACGCCGGCTGGCGCTCGGGGGGCCCTCTCTTCTCGCCATGCTCGTGATCGCCCTTCCGGTCCGCGCCCAAACCGACAGCACCGGCACCACCGCCGACACCCTCGTTCTCGATCCGATCAGCGTCGCCGGTACGGGCATCGCCGGTCCAGGTCCGAACCTCGGCGTCCCCGGCACGGCGGGCAGCCGCCTCTCGCTCACGCCGCTGGAGACGCCCGCGAGCGTCGAGATCATCGACGGTACGACCATCCGCGACCGCGGCCAGCTCGACGTGAACCAGGCGATCGTCCAGAACGGCATCGGCATCAACTTCCTCGGCACCCCGGGCAACGGCGGCACGTCGCTGGGCATGCGCGGCTTCGCCGGACACGGGTCGGTCACGCGCCTCTACGACGGCACGCGCCTCTACCCGGCGTCGGGGACGATCACCTTCCCCTTCGACACCTGGACCGTCGACCGCATCGAGATCCTGCGCGGCCCCGCCTCGGTGCTCTACGGCGAGGGCGCCATCGGCGGCGCGATCAACATCATCCCGAAGAAGCCGCTGACCACCGGCCGGCGCAACGAGGCCCGCACCGTCTTCGACACGAGCGGGCTGAAGGCCCTCGCCTTCGGCAGCGCCGGCCCGATCGACGACGGCTTCGCCTACAATCTCGACGTCAGCGCGAAACACACGGACGGCTGGGTCGAGCGCGGCGACGCGCCCAGCATCGCCTTCTCGGGCGGACTGCGCTGGCAGGCGACGCCCGACATCGCCTTCACCCTCAGCCACGACCACGGCTACCAGCGCCCCAGCGCGTATTTCGGCACGCCGCTGATTGACGGCGAATTGAAGAAACGTCTGCGCGACGAGAACTACAACGTCAGGGACGGCAAGATCAGCTACGAGGATAATCTCACCCAGTTCGAGGCCGAGTGGACGCCCTCGGACAGCCTCGCCCTCTCCTCCACGACCTACTACCTGGAGAGCGACCGGACCTGGCGGAACGTCGAGAGCTATCGCTGGAACGCCGCCACCGACCTCATCGACCGCTCCAGCTACATTGCGATCAACCATGACCTGAAGCAGTGGGGCAACCGCAGCGACGCGACCGTGCGCACCGCCTTCGGCGGCATCGAGAACGAGACGGTCGTGGGTTTCGACGTGAACCGGATGGCGTTCACGCACACCAACAACAGCCCCTACACCGGCAATTCGACCGTCCCGCAGGAGCATTTCGATCCCGGCACTTTCGACAGCCCCGCCCCTTACCGGCCGACCTTCGACGCGGTCACGCACCAGTATTCGGTGTTCCTCGACAACCGGCTGAAGCTGGACGAGCACTGGTCTCTGGTCGGCGGCATCCGCTACGACCATCCCGAGGTCGAGCGGGAGAACCTGCTGAACGGCACGGGCTTCACGAAGACGATGGATTCGTGGAACTGGCGCGCCGGCGTCGTCTATACCCCGATCCCGGACCTCGCCTTCTACGCCCAGTATTCGAAGGCGGCCGAGCCGATCGGCAACATCCTGACGCTGAACGATACGCAGAAGGACTACGAGCTGCCCGTCGGGGAGCAGTACGAGGTCGGCGTGAAGCACGCCTTCATGGGCGGCCGCGGCGAGGCCACGCTGGCCGCCTTCTACATCGACAAGCGCGACACCCTGGCACGTGATCCGAACGATCCGACGATCACGCGTCAGGTCGGGCGCCAGACGTCCAAGGGCATCGAGGCCGCCGTCGGCTTCGCGTTCACCGACACGCTGCGCCTCGACGTCAACGGCACGATCCTGGAGGCGGAATACGAGGACTACGTCCAGGCCGGGGGTGACTTCTCCGGCAAGACGCCGCCGAACGTGCCGCAGGAGGCCGCCAACGCCTGGCTGACCTGGGACTTCGCCCACGACTGGCGCGCCCATGCCGGCGTCCAGTATGTCGGCAGCACCTTCACCGGCGACAGCAACGAGAACAACCGGTCGAGCTACGGCATCGTCAATGCCGGCCTGCAGTGGGACCCGGTCGAGCGGATGACGGTCGGGCTGTTCGTCTACAACCTGTTCGACGAATTCTACGCGACCTCCGGCGGCGACACGCAGCAGATCGTCGGCCGGCCGCTGACGGCCATGCTCTCGCTCGACGTGCGGTTCTGAGACGTGGGCGCCGGGCGGGGCGTCGGCATGCGTGTGGATGGCCTCGCCTGGGGCCCGAAAGGCGGTCCGGCGATCGTCGTCGGCATCTCGTTCGCCGTCGCCCCCGGCAGCATCACCGCCGTCGTCGGCGCGAACGGGGCCGGCAAGTCCAGCCTGCTGCGCTGCCTCTACCGGCAGAACAGGCCGACGGACGGGACGGTGTCGGTCGACGGGCACGACCTGTGGGGCATGTCGCCCCGCACCGCGGCCCGGAAGATCGCCGCCGTCCTGCAGGAAGCTCCGGCGGACTTTCCCTTTCTCGTCCGCGACGTGGTCGCGTCCGGCCGCCTGCCGCATCGGCGCGGCCTGTTCGGCTGGAACCGTCAGGATGCGGAGATCGCCGAGACGATGATCGAGCGATTCGATCTGGCCGCGCTGGCGGACCAGCCCTACGCCCGCCTGTCCGGCGGCGAGAAGCAGCGCGTGCTGCTCGCCCGGGCGCTGGCGCAGGAACCGGGGCTGATCGTCCTCGACGAACCGACCAATCACCTCGACATCCGCCACCAGCTGGAGATCGTGCACCTGCTGCGCGGCCTGGACGCGACCATCGTCACGACGCTCCACGACCTGGAACTGGCGGCCGAAATCGCCGACCAGGTCCTGGTCCTGCGCGACGGCCGCGCCGTCGGCTGCGGCCATCCCGACGACGTGCTGATCCCGGCGCTGATCCGCCGCGCCTTCGACGTGGAGGCGGACATCCGCACCGAGCCGCCCGGCGGCGCGCCGAATAGCGGCGGCCGGCGCTTCACCTTCCGCCTGCCCGGAACCGGCCGCACCGCGGCGGGAGAGGCCCGATGACCGACAAGATACTCAGCCTGCCCGTGCTCCTGCCCCTGCTCGCGTGCATGACCTTCGCGCCGACCGCCGCGGCCGCACCGGTCACCGTGCGCAGCTGCGACAGGGATGTCACCGTCGACCGGCCACCCCGACGGGCCGTGTCGCACGGCTCGAACCTGACCGAGATGATGCTGGCTCTCGGCCTGGAGGACCGGATGGCGGGCTATATCGGCCGGCCGGAGCGGATGCTGAAGATCGCGGACCGGTTCCCCGCGGTGACGCGCCTGCGCTCGCTGCACGCGGGCTACGCCAACCTGGAAGTCTTCCTCGCCGAGGAGGTCGACTTCCTCTTCGCCGGGTGGAGCTACGGCATGCGCGTCGGCGGCGAGGTCACGCCGGAGAGCCTCGGCGCCTTCGGCATCCCAGTCTACGAGCTGACCGAATCCTGCGTCCGGATCGGCCGGCGCGAAAAGGCCTCGCTCGACTTCCTCTACCGCGACCTGACCGACCTGGCCGCGGTGTTCGACGTGGCGCCGCGCGCCGCGGCGCTGATTGCGCAGTATCGCCGCCGCATCGACGCGGTCGAAGCCGCGGTTTCCGCACGCACGGCCGCGCCTCCGAGCGTCTTCGTCTACGATTCCGGCGAGCGCCTCGCCCAGACCGCCGGCGGCTTCTCGATGCCCCAGGCGATCATCGAGGCCGCCGGCGGCGAGAACATCGTCGCCGAGGTCGAGTCGAGCTGGGTGCGCCTCGGCTGGGAGACGGTCGTCGACCGCAATCCGGACGCCGTGCTGATCGTCGACTATGGCGAGGTGACTGCCGACCAGAAGATCGCCTTCATGAAGGACAACCCGGCCTTCGCCTTCGTAACCGCCGTCGCCAAGGACCGGTTCCTGGTGCTGTCCTACGACGAGATGACACCCGGCCCGCGTAACATCGGGGCCGTCGAGAAGGTCGCGGCATTTCTCGGCGACATCGCCGACGGCCGACGATGAGGCGCCGCGCCGCCGTCCTGTTCGTCGCATCGCCCGTCCTGCTGATCCTGGCGGCGACAGCGGCGATCAGCGTCGGCACGGCGGCCATTCCGTTCGACACCGTCTGGGCCATCGTCCTCGACAGGCTCTCGCCGGGCCTGATCCACGTCTCCTGGCCCGCCTCGCGCGCCAGCATCGTCTGGGAGCTGCGCGTGCCGCGGGCGATCCTGGCGATCCTGGTCGGCGCCGGGCTCGGCATGGCGGGCACGGTCATGCAGGGCGTGACGCGCAACCCGCTCGCCGATCCGCACCTGCTTGGCGTTTCGGCGGGTGCCGCCCTGGGCGCCAATGTCGCGATCCTCCTGACCGGCCATCTGCTCGGCCCCTACACGGTGCCGCTGTTCGCCTTCGGCGGCGCGATGGCGGCCACCGGCATCGTGATCCTGACCGCGCGCTTCGCGCAGACCACGGGTGCGGCGCACCTCGTCCTCGCCGGTGTGGCCACCGCCTTCGTGGTGGGGTCGCTCGGCAATGTGCTGATCGTCGTCGCCGATCCGCGCGCCGTCGCCTCGGTCGTCTTCTGGATGCTCGGCGGCTTCGGCTTCGCCCAGTGGGGCAATCTCGGGATTCCGGCGGCGGCCCTGCTCGGCTGCGGCCTCGTCTTCCTGGCGAACGCCCGCCAGCTCAACGGCCTCGCCATGGGCGACGAGACGGCAACGACGCTGGGCATCCCAGTCGGCGCACTCCGCACGCTGCTCCTGGTGACCAACGCGCTGCTGACCGGTGTGATGGTGGCGGTGTCCGGCATGATCGGCTTCGTCGGCCTGATGATGCCGCATATCGCGCGCCTGATGGTGGGCGGCGACAACCGCCTCGTGCTGCCGGCCGCCGCCATCCTGGGCGCGCTGTTCCTGGTCGTGGCCGATATCGCGGCCCGGACCCTCGCCGCGCCGAACGACATTCCGATCGGCGTCGTGACGGGACTGGTCGGCGGCCTGTGCTTCGTGTGGCTGCTGCGCCGTGCGTCGCGGCCCTAGAGAGGTCGCACGACCAGCGAGCCCTTATTCGGCCGAGGCGAGCTGCTGACCCAGGACGGTCTTCGGCTCGGCCTCCTCCTCGGGCTCCGCGGCGGCCGTAGCGCGCGTCTCGCCCGCGTCCGGTCCCGTTGCGACCATCGTCGCGTACTGGTCCTCGTCGAACACGTC is a genomic window containing:
- a CDS encoding TonB-dependent siderophore receptor, whose product is MLVIALPVRAQTDSTGTTADTLVLDPISVAGTGIAGPGPNLGVPGTAGSRLSLTPLETPASVEIIDGTTIRDRGQLDVNQAIVQNGIGINFLGTPGNGGTSLGMRGFAGHGSVTRLYDGTRLYPASGTITFPFDTWTVDRIEILRGPASVLYGEGAIGGAINIIPKKPLTTGRRNEARTVFDTSGLKALAFGSAGPIDDGFAYNLDVSAKHTDGWVERGDAPSIAFSGGLRWQATPDIAFTLSHDHGYQRPSAYFGTPLIDGELKKRLRDENYNVRDGKISYEDNLTQFEAEWTPSDSLALSSTTYYLESDRTWRNVESYRWNAATDLIDRSSYIAINHDLKQWGNRSDATVRTAFGGIENETVVGFDVNRMAFTHTNNSPYTGNSTVPQEHFDPGTFDSPAPYRPTFDAVTHQYSVFLDNRLKLDEHWSLVGGIRYDHPEVERENLLNGTGFTKTMDSWNWRAGVVYTPIPDLAFYAQYSKAAEPIGNILTLNDTQKDYELPVGEQYEVGVKHAFMGGRGEATLAAFYIDKRDTLARDPNDPTITRQVGRQTSKGIEAAVGFAFTDTLRLDVNGTILEAEYEDYVQAGGDFSGKTPPNVPQEAANAWLTWDFAHDWRAHAGVQYVGSTFTGDSNENNRSSYGIVNAGLQWDPVERMTVGLFVYNLFDEFYATSGGDTQQIVGRPLTAMLSLDVRF
- a CDS encoding ABC transporter ATP-binding protein, which translates into the protein MRVDGLAWGPKGGPAIVVGISFAVAPGSITAVVGANGAGKSSLLRCLYRQNRPTDGTVSVDGHDLWGMSPRTAARKIAAVLQEAPADFPFLVRDVVASGRLPHRRGLFGWNRQDAEIAETMIERFDLAALADQPYARLSGGEKQRVLLARALAQEPGLIVLDEPTNHLDIRHQLEIVHLLRGLDATIVTTLHDLELAAEIADQVLVLRDGRAVGCGHPDDVLIPALIRRAFDVEADIRTEPPGGAPNSGGRRFTFRLPGTGRTAAGEAR
- a CDS encoding ABC transporter substrate-binding protein; translation: MTDKILSLPVLLPLLACMTFAPTAAAAPVTVRSCDRDVTVDRPPRRAVSHGSNLTEMMLALGLEDRMAGYIGRPERMLKIADRFPAVTRLRSLHAGYANLEVFLAEEVDFLFAGWSYGMRVGGEVTPESLGAFGIPVYELTESCVRIGRREKASLDFLYRDLTDLAAVFDVAPRAAALIAQYRRRIDAVEAAVSARTAAPPSVFVYDSGERLAQTAGGFSMPQAIIEAAGGENIVAEVESSWVRLGWETVVDRNPDAVLIVDYGEVTADQKIAFMKDNPAFAFVTAVAKDRFLVLSYDEMTPGPRNIGAVEKVAAFLGDIADGRR
- a CDS encoding iron ABC transporter permease codes for the protein MRRRAAVLFVASPVLLILAATAAISVGTAAIPFDTVWAIVLDRLSPGLIHVSWPASRASIVWELRVPRAILAILVGAGLGMAGTVMQGVTRNPLADPHLLGVSAGAALGANVAILLTGHLLGPYTVPLFAFGGAMAATGIVILTARFAQTTGAAHLVLAGVATAFVVGSLGNVLIVVADPRAVASVVFWMLGGFGFAQWGNLGIPAAALLGCGLVFLANARQLNGLAMGDETATTLGIPVGALRTLLLVTNALLTGVMVAVSGMIGFVGLMMPHIARLMVGGDNRLVLPAAAILGALFLVVADIAARTLAAPNDIPIGVVTGLVGGLCFVWLLRRASRP